A single region of the Rhodoligotrophos defluvii genome encodes:
- a CDS encoding RraA family protein: MDLAAVLQLGTATLLEASKLQAWLGPDIRAMWAGAQLAGPAYPVRCASGDNLAIHLAMDRTPKGAVLVIDGAGATCGYWGEILTAMAQQREVAGVVVNGGVRDTAALEQLRFPVFARGVGLSGTTKGYAGEPGASVFIGGVSIQEGDLVVGDRDGVICLPRTHISSILEKAKMRRAREEIFLAEIREGKSTLELLGLK, translated from the coding sequence GTGGATCTCGCCGCGGTTCTTCAGCTCGGCACAGCAACTCTGCTGGAGGCATCCAAGCTGCAGGCTTGGCTGGGGCCGGACATCCGGGCGATGTGGGCCGGTGCTCAATTGGCCGGACCTGCATATCCGGTGCGCTGTGCGTCCGGAGACAATCTCGCCATTCATTTGGCCATGGATCGGACACCCAAAGGCGCCGTTCTGGTGATTGATGGGGCCGGTGCGACGTGCGGTTACTGGGGCGAGATCCTCACCGCGATGGCACAACAACGCGAGGTCGCAGGCGTGGTCGTCAACGGTGGTGTTCGCGATACCGCCGCGCTGGAACAGTTGCGCTTCCCGGTGTTCGCGCGTGGTGTCGGCCTGAGCGGCACGACCAAGGGCTATGCGGGGGAGCCCGGCGCATCGGTTTTCATCGGCGGCGTGTCAATCCAAGAGGGAGACTTGGTCGTCGGCGACCGAGATGGGGTGATTTGTCTCCCGAGAACCCACATTTCATCCATCCTCGAAAAAGCGAAAATGCGCAGGGCGCGCGAGGAGATCTTCCTCGCCGAAATCCGGGAGGGCAAATCCACTTTGGAACTGCTCGGGCTCAAGTAG
- a CDS encoding RraA family protein — MDVHAISEGLKNLSTPSVSDAMDRIGVEGCCLGLLPLFNKVRMAGPAFTVRYRPISREKGTVGDFIDDIPARAVVVIDNGGRIDCTVWGDILTQVALRRGLSGTVIDGVCRDVDLALDNQYPIFSRGRYMRTGKDRIELAEVGGTVQLSNIPVRPNDIILGDSNGVVVVPWDCAEAVLRTAQEIEATEARIISEVSSGTTLREARRNHAYHLLQRKGS; from the coding sequence ATGGACGTCCATGCAATATCGGAAGGCTTGAAGAACCTGTCCACGCCCTCGGTGTCCGACGCCATGGACAGGATCGGCGTTGAGGGGTGTTGCCTCGGGCTTCTTCCGCTTTTCAACAAGGTCAGGATGGCAGGGCCGGCGTTCACTGTGCGCTATCGGCCGATCTCTCGCGAAAAGGGCACTGTGGGCGACTTCATCGACGACATCCCCGCGAGGGCGGTTGTGGTGATCGACAATGGTGGCCGTATCGACTGCACGGTGTGGGGGGATATCCTGACCCAAGTGGCCTTGCGGCGCGGTCTTTCTGGAACCGTCATCGACGGTGTGTGCCGTGATGTCGATCTGGCTCTGGACAATCAGTATCCGATCTTCAGCAGGGGGCGATACATGCGGACCGGCAAGGATCGGATCGAATTGGCTGAGGTCGGTGGAACGGTTCAGCTGAGCAATATCCCGGTTCGCCCGAACGATATCATCCTCGGGGATTCCAACGGGGTGGTGGTGGTGCCCTGGGATTGCGCCGAGGCTGTGCTGCGAACGGCGCAGGAGATCGAAGCGACGGAGGCTCGGATCATTTCCGAAGTCTCATCCGGCACAACGCTGCGAGAAGCGCGTCGGAACCACGCCTATCACCTGCTGCAAAGAAAGGGTTCCTAG
- a CDS encoding RraA family protein — protein MLPRLQYMDSCAISDALDFLGLPGSTNGILPLWPCERIVGRALTVQVDNKKAAGETQHMITPAVEKADSDTVLVIANAGDKSISCWGGIIAHAAIIKGIRGVVIDGAGRDLDENRELRFPVFGRSAVHVSARNRLVQTDFDCDVEFAGVKVSSGDYVVADASGTVFIGQDRIADVLDIAERVKKREAAMIEAVRSGRSVVEVMHDRQFAKIMERGGE, from the coding sequence ATGCTGCCTCGCTTGCAATACATGGATTCGTGCGCGATCTCCGACGCCCTGGACTTCCTCGGGCTCCCGGGTTCCACGAATGGCATCCTGCCGTTGTGGCCGTGTGAGCGTATCGTCGGGCGGGCTCTCACGGTGCAAGTGGACAATAAAAAGGCCGCCGGGGAAACGCAGCACATGATCACGCCGGCGGTCGAAAAGGCGGATAGCGACACTGTTCTCGTGATCGCCAATGCCGGCGACAAATCCATTTCATGTTGGGGCGGGATTATCGCCCACGCCGCGATCATAAAGGGAATTCGCGGCGTGGTGATTGATGGCGCGGGCCGCGATCTCGACGAGAACAGAGAACTACGCTTTCCGGTCTTCGGGAGGAGTGCCGTCCACGTCAGCGCGCGTAACCGTCTCGTCCAGACCGATTTTGACTGCGACGTGGAATTCGCCGGCGTGAAGGTTTCCTCCGGCGACTATGTCGTTGCCGATGCGAGTGGGACCGTGTTCATCGGCCAAGACCGTATCGCTGACGTTCTCGATATTGCCGAGCGCGTGAAAAAGCGCGAGGCGGCGATGATCGAAGCTGTACGCTCGGGCCGATCGGTGGTCGAAGTCATGCATGACAGGCAATTTGCCAAGATCATGGAACGGGGAGGTGAATGA
- a CDS encoding amino acid ABC transporter ATP-binding protein yields the protein MISIRNVSKHYGNFRVLNNCSLEVARGEVVVVCGPSGSGKSTLIKCVNGLEPFQKGEIIVGGVSVGDPKTELPKLRARVGMVFQHFELFPHLNAIENIVLAQVNVLRRTRQESLEKAHELLRRVDMVAHGQKYPGNLSGGQQQRVAIARALAMDPVAMLFDEPTSALDPEMISEVLDVMILLAEEGMTMIVVTHEMGFASKVADRVVFMSDGEIMENRDATSFFVHPESERTQQFLSRILRSES from the coding sequence GTGATTTCAATTCGCAACGTTTCGAAGCACTACGGTAATTTCCGTGTGCTGAATAACTGCTCGCTGGAGGTCGCGAGAGGCGAGGTGGTCGTTGTATGCGGCCCTTCCGGCTCCGGGAAATCAACCTTGATCAAATGCGTGAACGGCCTCGAGCCCTTTCAGAAGGGCGAAATCATCGTGGGCGGCGTCAGCGTGGGGGATCCGAAAACCGAACTTCCGAAACTGCGCGCTCGCGTCGGAATGGTGTTCCAGCATTTCGAGTTGTTCCCGCACCTCAATGCGATCGAAAACATCGTGTTGGCGCAGGTGAATGTACTGCGCCGTACCAGACAAGAGAGCTTGGAAAAGGCACACGAGCTTCTTCGTCGCGTGGATATGGTTGCCCATGGCCAGAAATATCCCGGGAATCTGTCCGGGGGACAGCAGCAGCGGGTTGCAATCGCCCGTGCGCTCGCCATGGATCCGGTCGCAATGCTCTTTGACGAGCCGACATCGGCGCTCGATCCCGAAATGATCAGCGAGGTCCTCGACGTCATGATCTTGCTCGCCGAGGAAGGCATGACGATGATCGTCGTCACACATGAAATGGGGTTCGCCAGCAAGGTCGCGGATCGCGTGGTTTTCATGAGCGACGGAGAGATCATGGAAAACCGGGATGCGACATCATTCTTCGTCCATCCGGAATCGGAACGCACCCAACAGTTCCTATCCCGTATTTTACGCTCCGAGAGCTGA
- a CDS encoding amino acid ABC transporter permease has protein sequence MFSEFDFEVIWNSIGYLFLVGMRFTLLLTLLAGAGGFVLGTLLAIARLSRFHLLSYAAAAYVNLLRSLPLILLIFWFYFLVPFIPQWIFGLPRPVPVGAFLSALIPFILIEAAYFCEIVRAGIQGIPDGQRNAGMALGLNGAQLYRLIILPQAIRNMVPALLTQLLVLFQDTSLVYVLSLTDFLGAATKVGQRDGRLPEMYVFVAVVYLAMSFAFSQYIGKLAKRKK, from the coding sequence ATGTTCTCCGAGTTTGATTTTGAAGTCATCTGGAACTCGATCGGATATTTGTTCCTGGTGGGAATGCGGTTCACGCTGCTTTTGACACTCCTTGCTGGCGCTGGAGGCTTCGTCCTTGGAACCCTCCTCGCGATAGCCCGTCTGTCGCGCTTCCACCTCCTGTCCTATGCTGCAGCGGCATATGTCAACCTGCTGCGGTCCCTACCGCTCATCCTACTGATATTCTGGTTCTATTTCCTTGTCCCGTTCATTCCCCAATGGATTTTCGGCCTCCCGAGGCCCGTGCCGGTCGGCGCGTTTCTCTCGGCGCTGATCCCGTTCATACTCATCGAGGCGGCCTATTTCTGCGAGATCGTCAGAGCCGGCATCCAAGGCATTCCGGACGGGCAAAGAAATGCAGGCATGGCGTTGGGCCTCAATGGCGCGCAGCTCTATCGGCTCATCATCCTGCCGCAGGCCATCCGCAACATGGTTCCAGCCTTGTTGACGCAGCTTCTGGTGCTTTTTCAGGACACGTCGCTCGTCTACGTGCTCTCCCTTACCGATTTTCTCGGCGCCGCGACCAAGGTCGGCCAGCGCGACGGCCGCTTGCCGGAAATGTACGTTTTCGTCGCGGTTGTCTATCTCGCGATGTCCTTCGCCTTCTCGCAGTACATCGGGAAGCTGGCAAAACGAAAGAAGTAG
- a CDS encoding amino acid ABC transporter permease, with the protein MSYNWDWGVLFELAPDGTHTYMAVLLHGALWTAAVALSSYGIALVLGAIVGVLRTAENRILSIGAATYVELFRNIPLIVQMFLWYFVFPEFLPSKASTWVKQLSLAPFIMAVAALGLYTSARIAELLRSAIQSRPPGQINAALALGLTRGQAYRLVLLPVAFRLVVPPLTSEFIGVIKNSAIALTIGVVELTASSRLIQELTFHIFEVFTVASLIYLAMNFTVVKIMGTIEQACQIPGMIKRQGAANPTRKANVLRV; encoded by the coding sequence ATGAGCTACAACTGGGATTGGGGCGTCCTGTTCGAATTGGCGCCGGACGGCACCCACACATACATGGCGGTGCTGCTCCACGGAGCCCTTTGGACCGCCGCTGTTGCCTTGAGTTCCTACGGGATCGCGCTCGTGCTGGGCGCTATCGTTGGTGTGCTCCGCACGGCAGAGAACCGCATACTCAGTATCGGTGCCGCAACGTATGTGGAGTTGTTTAGAAATATTCCGCTCATCGTCCAGATGTTCTTATGGTACTTTGTTTTCCCGGAATTTCTGCCGAGCAAAGCTTCGACCTGGGTAAAGCAGCTTTCTTTAGCGCCGTTTATCATGGCGGTCGCTGCGCTGGGTCTTTATACCTCGGCGCGGATTGCCGAATTGCTCCGCTCTGCTATTCAGAGCCGCCCTCCCGGCCAGATTAACGCGGCGCTCGCGCTCGGTCTGACGCGGGGACAGGCCTACCGGCTGGTGCTGCTGCCGGTCGCGTTCCGTCTCGTCGTGCCACCTCTCACCAGTGAGTTCATCGGCGTCATAAAAAACAGCGCTATCGCGCTGACCATCGGAGTCGTCGAACTTACCGCAAGCTCTCGCCTCATTCAGGAGCTCACGTTTCACATTTTCGAGGTGTTTACGGTTGCAAGCCTGATCTATCTCGCGATGAACTTCACGGTTGTAAAGATCATGGGAACCATTGAACAGGCTTGCCAAATACCTGGGATGATCAAGCGTCAAGGCGCGGCCAATCCTACAAGGAAGGCAAATGTTCTCCGAGTTTGA
- a CDS encoding amino acid ABC transporter substrate-binding protein, translating to MSIRIPNILGGLALGGLLMAVFPATPNAGELSGTLKKIADTGTIAIGHREASIPFSYVTDDGEVVGYAYELCRLVADKIKARFDLEPLKITTVPVAGSARIPLLLNGTIDLECSSTTNNLRRQEQVAFTMTHFVAAIRVAAKKDSDVRQLADLAGKRVAAVAGSTTISLLQALNAERNLNLEIVQGKDIAETFLLLETDRVAGMVIDDILAASSIANSRNPDGYIISEEALSVEPYAIMLRRDDPQFKAAVDAAMLEIITSGKMESLYNKWFMEPIPPRGIVLNLPISSGMRKALAQPSDTADPAYYK from the coding sequence ATGTCCATACGAATTCCAAACATCTTGGGCGGTTTGGCTCTTGGCGGGCTACTTATGGCCGTCTTTCCAGCCACCCCCAATGCTGGAGAACTTTCGGGTACGCTGAAGAAAATCGCCGACACCGGAACAATTGCTATTGGGCATCGCGAAGCGTCCATTCCGTTCTCCTATGTCACCGATGACGGCGAGGTCGTCGGGTACGCCTATGAGCTGTGCCGGCTTGTGGCCGACAAGATCAAGGCGCGCTTCGATCTGGAGCCGCTCAAGATCACCACTGTTCCTGTGGCGGGATCTGCGCGTATTCCACTGCTTCTAAACGGCACTATCGACCTCGAATGCAGCTCCACAACCAACAATCTCCGTCGGCAGGAGCAGGTCGCCTTCACCATGACTCATTTCGTTGCCGCGATCCGCGTCGCCGCGAAAAAGGATTCCGACGTGAGGCAACTGGCCGATCTCGCGGGGAAAAGGGTGGCTGCGGTGGCCGGAAGCACCACCATAAGTCTGCTGCAGGCGCTGAATGCCGAACGCAATCTGAACCTCGAGATCGTGCAGGGCAAGGACATAGCCGAAACCTTCCTTCTCCTCGAAACCGATCGCGTTGCGGGCATGGTGATCGACGACATCCTGGCTGCGTCCAGCATTGCCAATTCGCGCAACCCTGATGGTTACATTATTTCGGAGGAGGCGCTTTCGGTCGAGCCATACGCGATCATGCTCCGCCGCGATGATCCGCAGTTCAAGGCGGCGGTTGATGCCGCCATGTTGGAGATCATCACGTCCGGCAAGATGGAATCGCTTTACAACAAGTGGTTCATGGAGCCCATTCCGCCCCGTGGCATTGTCCTCAACCTGCCGATTAGCAGCGGCATGCGCAAAGCACTGGCCCAGCCTTCGGATACGGCCGATCCAGCCTATTACAAGTAG
- a CDS encoding Rid family hydrolase, whose product MRKGEGAKIGPFVATEITSDLEVHILSSTDPRRRQIFPSSSKPLGPYSPGILADDYLYISGQGGRTMQESIDKVAAILRAAGLDAHNIVSTQIYLSAAGDAPLEMQAYDHYVGSHRPAHLAFEVSRMPLVSGDPSQPTKTELLAVAWTGKPAFLPEIDNRVSRVSGAATMDRMYFALDGWADPTAEGLRSFLGDLSRHLTEHGMDVDHLASLTVVYDGSWDDATVREGFGRLLDGMGVAVSFLRVNALIGRSTIAVSAVAALDRQALDGNRPGLDSARLGDTLFCGTSRGTGATTADATRHSLVQLASSASAHGFSIEDAAFVNVFLGDLTQFAAMNEVYGTYFSEPPPARATVELQRPASPSSMMASMVLARSR is encoded by the coding sequence ATGCGCAAAGGTGAAGGAGCCAAAATCGGCCCCTTCGTTGCAACGGAAATCACGAGCGACCTCGAGGTCCACATCTTGTCCAGCACCGATCCGCGCCGCCGCCAAATATTTCCGTCATCGTCAAAGCCATTGGGGCCATACTCTCCCGGAATATTGGCCGACGACTATCTCTACATCTCCGGACAAGGCGGTCGGACGATGCAGGAATCGATCGACAAGGTCGCTGCCATCTTGCGCGCCGCAGGTCTGGATGCGCACAATATTGTCTCTACTCAAATCTATCTAAGCGCTGCCGGCGATGCCCCATTGGAGATGCAGGCTTACGATCACTATGTCGGATCGCACCGCCCGGCTCACTTGGCATTTGAGGTTTCGCGAATGCCCCTGGTGTCGGGCGATCCGAGCCAGCCGACAAAGACGGAGCTTCTTGCTGTGGCCTGGACCGGAAAGCCGGCATTTCTGCCGGAAATCGACAATCGCGTTAGCCGGGTTTCGGGTGCCGCCACGATGGACCGCATGTATTTTGCCTTGGACGGTTGGGCTGATCCAACCGCAGAAGGGCTGCGCTCGTTCTTAGGCGACCTTTCGCGGCACCTCACAGAGCATGGAATGGATGTCGACCACCTCGCCTCTCTGACTGTCGTCTACGATGGTTCGTGGGACGATGCCACTGTCCGGGAAGGCTTTGGCAGATTGCTCGATGGAATGGGCGTGGCGGTCAGCTTCCTCCGCGTGAACGCGCTGATCGGCCGTTCGACCATCGCGGTCTCAGCTGTCGCGGCATTGGACAGACAGGCGCTCGATGGCAACCGACCCGGCCTCGACAGCGCGCGGCTCGGCGACACGCTTTTCTGCGGCACATCCCGCGGAACGGGCGCGACGACGGCCGATGCGACGCGCCATTCTCTCGTGCAGCTCGCGAGCAGTGCTTCCGCGCACGGCTTTTCGATCGAGGATGCTGCATTTGTGAACGTCTTTCTCGGTGATCTGACGCAATTTGCGGCGATGAACGAGGTGTACGGAACGTATTTTTCGGAGCCGCCGCCGGCGCGCGCGACCGTCGAGCTCCAAAGGCCCGCCTCTCCGTCCAGCATGATGGCTTCGATGGTTCTCGCACGCAGCCGCTAG
- a CDS encoding SDR family oxidoreductase — protein MDLELAGKRALVLGASRGMGRAIAERLSHEGAHVAITSRSSLSASAAAAGIGAHVQGFAWDTGDINATTSFHQRVVERFGPPDVLVLNSGGPPAGPARNVPSAEWMRWFERLFLGLVQLVDLCLPSMVDQRWGRVLNISSSGIVQPIENLGISNALRPSLVGWMKTVANEVAPCGVTLNTIVPGRIETERVVEIDAANAKRRGLDVSEIRRMSSAQIPIGRYGAVGEVAAAAAFLCSGPASFITGAILRVDGGQIRSI, from the coding sequence ATGGATCTCGAACTCGCGGGGAAGCGGGCTCTTGTACTCGGTGCGAGCCGGGGAATGGGCCGAGCGATCGCGGAGCGCCTTTCCCATGAAGGCGCGCATGTCGCGATCACGAGTCGATCATCCTTGTCAGCTTCTGCGGCCGCGGCCGGCATTGGTGCTCATGTACAGGGCTTTGCCTGGGACACCGGAGATATCAACGCCACCACGAGTTTTCACCAGCGTGTCGTCGAGCGTTTCGGTCCGCCCGATGTGCTTGTGCTGAATTCCGGAGGACCTCCCGCGGGTCCAGCCAGGAATGTGCCGAGCGCGGAATGGATGCGGTGGTTCGAGCGTCTCTTTCTCGGGCTGGTTCAGTTGGTGGATCTTTGCTTGCCGAGCATGGTCGATCAGCGATGGGGGAGGGTTCTCAACATTTCTTCATCCGGCATTGTTCAGCCCATCGAGAACCTTGGCATATCCAATGCGCTAAGGCCGTCGCTGGTTGGCTGGATGAAAACCGTTGCCAACGAGGTCGCTCCCTGCGGCGTCACGCTCAACACCATCGTGCCAGGTCGTATCGAAACGGAGCGTGTGGTCGAGATAGACGCTGCAAATGCGAAACGCCGAGGGCTAGATGTCTCTGAGATCAGGAGGATGTCGTCCGCACAGATCCCAATCGGCCGCTATGGCGCGGTCGGCGAAGTGGCGGCGGCCGCAGCGTTTCTCTGCAGCGGCCCGGCATCCTTCATTACGGGCGCAATACTGCGTGTCGACGGTGGCCAGATTCGATCCATCTAG
- a CDS encoding MmgE/PrpD family protein codes for MDNGANNLPLTSLLAATCFEAPNTVERAAIDELAKQCVLDWIGVSLAAIKEPAPKLLRDEFLKEGVGEEASIVGHPRKAHAATAAMLNAALSHALDYDDVNLAMPGHASVPVLSTVLALAEKRGASGSDLLDAFVVGYEAVCRLAQLVAPGHYARGFQATATVGCLGAAVGGAYIQRLDHAHTLTALSIAASQAAGMKSVFGSMSKILQVARAAQNAVVAVNLARRGLTGRSDILECSQGFAATHSPDFNPEAALQNPRGGLHLFDNLFKYHAACFETHSTIDSVLMLIRDGLSPDEVERMVVRVNPACDKICNIQSPRTGMEGKFSFRLLAAFAALGIDTSSPESYTDENVNRSDVVELRDRIRVEFDERFPLTFAQVTAFTRGGRELSARSDCGMPETDVMQQGERVISKFHMLVEPILGPARTREIVSCVGRLERLGEVRELCATFSGTSAAVW; via the coding sequence ATGGATAATGGCGCGAATAACCTACCGTTGACTTCGCTTCTGGCCGCGACCTGCTTTGAGGCACCGAACACCGTAGAGCGTGCAGCCATCGACGAGCTTGCGAAACAGTGTGTGCTCGATTGGATCGGCGTGTCTCTGGCAGCCATCAAAGAGCCCGCGCCAAAACTCCTGCGCGACGAATTTCTGAAGGAGGGCGTTGGAGAGGAAGCCTCGATCGTCGGCCATCCGCGAAAGGCCCACGCAGCGACGGCAGCCATGCTCAACGCAGCCCTTTCGCATGCATTGGATTATGACGACGTCAACCTGGCCATGCCGGGCCACGCTTCCGTTCCCGTACTGTCGACTGTGCTGGCGCTCGCCGAGAAACGGGGCGCCTCGGGCAGCGATCTGCTGGATGCCTTTGTCGTGGGCTACGAAGCAGTATGCCGCTTGGCACAGCTGGTGGCGCCCGGTCACTACGCACGGGGCTTTCAAGCAACCGCGACTGTTGGATGCCTCGGGGCCGCAGTCGGCGGCGCCTACATCCAACGATTGGATCACGCCCATACGCTGACCGCACTGTCGATTGCCGCGTCCCAGGCAGCAGGCATGAAGTCCGTATTCGGATCGATGAGCAAGATCCTGCAGGTGGCGCGCGCCGCGCAGAACGCAGTGGTTGCAGTGAACCTTGCGCGTCGCGGCCTGACCGGCCGCTCGGATATTCTGGAATGTAGCCAGGGCTTCGCGGCGACACACTCGCCGGACTTCAACCCCGAGGCAGCCCTTCAAAACCCGCGCGGCGGGCTGCACTTGTTCGACAATTTGTTTAAGTACCATGCCGCCTGCTTCGAGACGCACTCGACAATCGACAGCGTGCTCATGCTCATACGCGACGGCCTGTCGCCCGACGAAGTTGAAAGAATGGTCGTTCGCGTCAACCCGGCTTGCGACAAGATTTGCAACATCCAGTCGCCGAGAACCGGCATGGAAGGAAAATTCAGTTTCCGCCTGCTTGCAGCCTTTGCCGCGCTGGGCATCGATACCTCGAGCCCGGAAAGTTATACGGACGAAAACGTCAACAGAAGCGATGTCGTCGAATTACGAGATCGCATCCGCGTGGAGTTCGATGAACGCTTCCCGCTGACATTCGCGCAAGTCACGGCGTTCACCCGCGGCGGGCGCGAATTGTCAGCCAGATCGGATTGCGGCATGCCCGAAACCGATGTGATGCAGCAAGGCGAGCGGGTAATCTCCAAATTTCACATGCTCGTCGAACCGATATTGGGACCCGCTCGAACGAGAGAAATCGTCTCCTGCGTAGGCCGGCTGGAGAGGTTGGGCGAGGTCCGCGAGCTCTGCGCGACCTTTTCGGGAACATCGGCGGCCGTTTGGTGA
- a CDS encoding ribonuclease activity regulator RraA, with amino-acid sequence MDEDRRKILSSLSTATITTLLLKSGVRRTWMKGPRRLRPGNRLVGPAFTLRFIPGREDLANPAAWTSPSSSRAAIERVEPGSVAVVAAGGIDDCGILGDILCARLRLRGVAGLVSDGPVRDAAGVIATGLPVWARGAAAPPSIAGLTFVGCQEPVGCGGVAVLPGDIIVADDDGAVVIPKELVDEIIKDGPAQEELEAWILKEVEEGQPLPGLYPPDEAAKARFAARTPPTASASNGAPSG; translated from the coding sequence ATGGATGAAGATCGTCGCAAAATCCTGTCGTCGCTTTCGACGGCCACCATAACCACGCTCCTGTTGAAAAGTGGCGTGCGCAGAACGTGGATGAAGGGTCCTAGACGGCTGCGGCCAGGTAATCGGCTGGTCGGACCAGCCTTCACCCTCCGCTTCATCCCCGGCCGAGAGGATTTGGCGAACCCGGCGGCCTGGACTTCGCCAAGCTCGAGCCGCGCCGCAATCGAGCGCGTCGAACCCGGCAGTGTCGCGGTTGTCGCTGCCGGCGGCATTGATGACTGCGGAATTCTTGGCGACATCTTGTGCGCCCGGTTGAGGCTGCGGGGGGTTGCAGGCCTCGTCAGCGATGGGCCGGTTCGTGATGCGGCCGGCGTGATCGCGACAGGCCTGCCCGTCTGGGCCCGAGGTGCAGCAGCACCACCCTCGATCGCTGGATTGACATTCGTCGGGTGCCAAGAGCCGGTGGGGTGCGGCGGCGTTGCGGTGCTTCCCGGGGACATCATCGTAGCAGACGACGACGGCGCGGTGGTCATCCCGAAAGAGCTCGTGGACGAGATCATCAAGGATGGGCCTGCGCAGGAGGAACTCGAGGCATGGATTCTGAAGGAGGTCGAGGAGGGTCAGCCCCTCCCCGGTCTTTACCCGCCCGACGAGGCGGCCAAGGCCAGATTTGCAGCGCGAACTCCGCCTACGGCGTCTGCAAGCAACGGCGCTCCCTCGGGATGA
- a CDS encoding LysR family transcriptional regulator has translation MTSDQLALFVRIAESGSLSRAALSLSLTQPSLSRQLRLLEDELGAALFYRNGRGLILTEAGEALLGRARAILSDLSYAAELISHLGSGVRNAVIGLPPTLSAVLTLPLTTALLSEFPGIRLRLIEGFTTSLVDKLSRGEADVAIMYRPRAADQFSAEPLFYERLCFVTAASKWQAKSEICFETLCRQPLVLPARPHALRVLLEEVANARHLRLDIQFEVDSFSSIVQFVESGIAGSVLPAASVARQIASHQIFALPIADPPVTRHIVLATSRNRPQASGLGKLIAAIKAQVHAVTAHPEGAPLLADAVGGVRAANLALAASSGG, from the coding sequence ATGACCTCAGATCAGCTCGCCTTGTTCGTGAGAATTGCCGAGAGCGGGTCGTTGTCACGCGCTGCGCTGTCGCTCTCGCTGACCCAACCCTCGCTTAGCCGTCAGCTTCGTCTGCTCGAGGACGAACTTGGAGCCGCGTTGTTCTATCGGAACGGCCGGGGTCTCATCCTGACGGAAGCGGGCGAGGCCTTGCTTGGCCGCGCTCGCGCCATCCTCTCTGACCTTTCATATGCGGCAGAGCTGATCTCTCATCTCGGTAGTGGCGTCCGCAATGCCGTTATCGGACTGCCGCCAACTTTGAGCGCAGTTCTGACCCTGCCGCTCACGACGGCGCTGCTCTCGGAGTTCCCCGGCATCAGGCTGCGCCTTATCGAGGGCTTCACAACCAGCCTGGTTGACAAGCTGTCCCGCGGCGAGGCGGATGTCGCGATCATGTATCGCCCAAGGGCTGCCGACCAGTTTTCCGCCGAGCCGCTGTTCTACGAACGCCTGTGTTTTGTGACGGCCGCCTCCAAATGGCAGGCCAAGTCAGAGATTTGCTTCGAGACGCTCTGCCGGCAGCCGCTCGTGCTGCCGGCCCGGCCTCACGCTCTACGCGTTCTGCTCGAAGAGGTCGCGAACGCAAGGCACCTGCGGCTCGATATCCAGTTCGAGGTCGATTCATTCTCTTCGATCGTTCAGTTCGTCGAAAGCGGGATTGCCGGATCGGTCCTGCCGGCTGCGAGCGTCGCCCGCCAGATCGCATCGCATCAGATATTCGCCCTCCCGATCGCCGATCCGCCAGTCACCCGTCACATTGTTCTTGCGACATCGCGAAACCGGCCGCAGGCCAGCGGGCTAGGCAAGCTCATCGCCGCGATCAAAGCGCAGGTGCATGCTGTTACGGCTCATCCCGAGGGAGCGCCGTTGCTTGCAGACGCCGTAGGCGGAGTTCGCGCTGCAAATCTGGCCTTGGCCGCCTCGTCGGGCGGGTAA